A section of the Veillonella criceti genome encodes:
- a CDS encoding L7Ae/L30e/S12e/Gadd45 family ribosomal protein, which yields MEIEVLTSAKKTIGAKQTSKAIMRGEVQMVFVANNSDDRVVLPILELCEKQAVPVNQEYSMEELGKAGKIKVKAAAIGVLR from the coding sequence ATGGAAATCGAAGTATTAACATCGGCAAAAAAGACAATCGGAGCTAAGCAAACGTCGAAAGCAATTATGCGCGGCGAAGTTCAGATGGTGTTTGTTGCTAATAACAGCGATGACCGTGTGGTGTTGCCCATCCTTGAACTTTGTGAAAAACAGGCAGTGCCAGTGAATCAAGAGTATTCAATGGAAGAACTTGGTAAGGCTGGCAAAATCAAAGTGAAAGCCGCTGCTATCGGCGTGCTTCGTTAA
- the rpsL gene encoding 30S ribosomal protein S12: MPTINQLVRKGRETVTTKSTAPALKNCPQKRGVCTRVYTATPKKPNSALRKVARVRLTNAIEVTAYIPGIGHNLQEHSVVLIRGGRVKDLPGVRYHIVRGALDTAGVQNRMQSRSKYGAKKAKK; the protein is encoded by the coding sequence ATGCCAACTATTAATCAGCTAGTACGTAAAGGTCGCGAAACCGTGACTACTAAATCTACGGCTCCTGCGTTGAAAAACTGTCCGCAGAAACGTGGTGTATGTACTCGTGTGTACACAGCTACTCCAAAGAAACCGAACTCCGCGCTTCGTAAAGTTGCCCGTGTTCGTTTGACAAACGCTATTGAAGTAACTGCTTACATCCCAGGCATTGGTCACAATTTACAGGAACACAGTGTAGTACTTATTCGAGGTGGTCGTGTTAAAGACTTACCAGGTGTGCGTTATCACATTGTTCGCGGTGCATTGGATACAGCTGGCGTACAGAACCGTATGCAGAGTCGTTCCAAATACGGCGCTAAAAAAGCTAAAAAATAA